A segment of the Fibrobacter succinogenes subsp. succinogenes S85 genome:
CAAAAATCCCCTCGACAAGGCACAAGTCATCAATGTTCCACCCGCTTGTGTCCCTATCAAAAGGTGAGGCATAGAACATCCAACGCATATCCCGGACTTTGGACACGTTCCACGAACCAATATCGCCATTAAATTGAGATTCCTGGAACATGCACCTCATATTCTTGACATTCGATACATCCCATTTGCTAATGTCGCCCGTAAAACAAGAGAGCGTGAACATGCTGCACATATCAGTCACGTTGGACACATTCCACTGGCTGATATCGCCATTGAATTTGGATTCGCAGAACATCCAGCCCATATTCACCACGTTCGACACATCCCAACGACTGATGTCACCGGTAAAGAGCGAGCCATCAAACAGACGTGTCATGCAAGTGACATTAGACACATCCCAATTGCTAATGTCGCCATTAAATTGCGATTCACAAAACATCTCGCCCATATCCGTAACTTTCGAGACGTTCCATTTACTGATATCGCCATTAAACTTGGATTCAGCGAACATACCGTACATATTCGTGGCGTTCGACACATCCCACTTGCTAACGTCTCCATTGAAACGAGAGCCATAGAACAAGTTGCCCAAATCCGTTACCTGCGATACATCAATACAATTCAAATCGCATTTATTGCCATACAGAAACGTCATCGCCTCAATCAAATCACAAAGATGAGTCCTATCCCCCGCAATTATTTTCCCGGTTGAATCCTTCGAGCTTTCGATTTTCTTAAGATAACGTAAGCGAAGCCACTCTTTTGCCTTTCCAGACTTTTTAAAGACCGAGCCCGTGAAAATATCCTTTAAAGAACAATCGGCATCAACATTCCATTTGCTGATATCGCCATCAAATTGCGAACGCTTAAACATGTCGCTCATATCCAGCACATTCGAAACATTCCATTCGCTGATGTCACCATTAAATTGTGACCCGCGGAACATGTCGTTCATATAAATGACATTGGACACGTTCCATTTGCTGATGTCGCCTACGAACTTGGATTCGGCAAACGTTCCAAACATCACGCACACATTCGAGACATCCCATTCACTAATATCGCCATTGAACGGAGATTCGATGAACATCGAAGTCATATCGCTCACCTGCGATACATTCCACTTGCTGATATCGCCATTGAATTTGGAG
Coding sequences within it:
- a CDS encoding BspA family leucine-rich repeat surface protein, with translation MPEKIIARDHDHLVQLIEEAIENKGPKCDLNFIDVSQVTDMNCVFCDSEFKGDISQWDVSHVTDMHAMFAASKFNGDISKWNVSNVTDMSSMFSRSKFTGDISGWDVSCVQNMGWMFCRSKFNGDIGKWNVSHVTSMTNMFSESKFTGDISGWDVSSVHDMSWLFGRSKFNGDISKWNVSQVSDMTSMFIESPFNGDISEWDVSNVCVMFGTFAESKFVGDISKWNVSNVIYMNDMFRGSQFNGDISEWNVSNVLDMSDMFKRSQFDGDISKWNVDADCSLKDIFTGSVFKKSGKAKEWLRLRYLKKIESSKDSTGKIIAGDRTHLCDLIEAMTFLYGNKCDLNCIDVSQVTDLGNLFYGSRFNGDVSKWDVSNATNMYGMFAESKFNGDISKWNVSKVTDMGEMFCESQFNGDISNWDVSNVTCMTRLFDGSLFTGDISRWDVSNVVNMGWMFCESKFNGDISQWNVSNVTDMCSMFTLSCFTGDISKWDVSNVKNMRCMFQESQFNGDIGSWNVSKVRDMRWMFYASPFDRDTSGWNIDDLCLVEGIFVDSAFEKSGAVKDWMNVFNLRRIEHAKNPDGKIVANDNAHLRELIKVMIELNGFDCDLNVIDVSNVTDMSAIFYKSQFNGDISQWNVSNVTCMNRMFAGSSFDGDISHWDVSNVVEMEDMFYGSALETSGKIPAWYKESCY